GTTGACCATAAAGCCACGTCAACCCCCGGGCCCCATCGGCCCGCCGCTGACGTGCGCGCTGCCCGGGGGCACCTAGCGATTCGCCCTGACCGCAAAAGCGGGGGCCGAGTCCACGTGGACCCTCCCCATTCGCTCCGGAGCCCAACACCCGGGCTCCCATTGGTCCACGTCACGCGCTCCACGTCCCCCGCCCCCTTCTCCCCCCGATTCCTTCTAGAAAGTTTTAAACCGCGGGGAGCCACTGAGGAGGTGGGCGGAAAGGggaggcgacgccggcggcgacgaggagggcgACGAGGCACAGACAACCGCGGCAGGCGCGAGCGCGCGCACGCACGTACGCCTCCTTTACTCTCCCCGCGCgggagctcgcggccgccggGTGGCCGGAGGAGTGCGTGTGTGAGGAGCAAGGGAGTGCCTCGAGGGGGCGGGAGCGGGATCGGGGATGGCGGCAACGGgaaagggaggggcggcgcgggtcgccgccggcttcctcttcctcctgcaTCTCGTTGCGGCGATCGCCGGGTAAGGGTTTGTGGCGCAGATCAGCTGTCAATTTTCGCGCCGTTTCTTCGAGATCCCATCGCTTTTATTCCCTGACTGATTAGGCGCATAGAGACACGTTTTCTGCTGGTTTGATCCGGTTTCTTCGAATTCACAGGGTTTTTCATGTTGATTTTGTAAGCATTTTATCTGCTGGTACATCGGGTTGAGATCTGTGTGCTCGACGCCGCTCCCGTTTAATGGAGAATGCTTTCGATTTGACTGAAATTTTGACGGCGGTGGCGCAGGAAGAGCTACTACGACGTGCTGCAAGTGCCCAAGGGCGCGTCGGAGGATCAGATCAAGAGGTCGTACCGCAAGCTTGCCCTCAAGTACCACCCCGACAAGAACCCCGACAATGAAGAGGCCAACAAGCGCTTCGCGGAGATCAACAACGGTAACAGTCGCCTGGTACTGTTTGAACGGAATGGATAGACCAATTGCGCTGGAGGTTTGACAGACGTGTTGCCTTGCAGCGTATGAGGTGCTCACGGACcaggagaagaggaagatctATGACCGGTACGGCGAGGAGGGGCTGAAGCAGTTCCAAGGCcggggaggtggcggtggtggaaTGAACATTCAGGACATCTTTAGCAGGTGAGGCGAATCCTACCAAGCATCTGCTGTTGTCATTCCGATTGTGGCATATCGGTAGATAGTGAGGCTCAGGGCTAACTCATCTAAGCTATCAAAAATTTAATACAAATGATGTTGTGCAGACTTGGAGTGATCTTTGAAAAATAATGAAGTACAGGCTTCAGCGGGTCACTAGAAGTCTTGTGTTGCCCACTTGACCCTAGGTTGGTGTGGCAGTGTATGTGTGTGTCAGCATGGGTTTTGCATTAAATGGTTCTCTAGCATAGAGATGATATATAAAATTGTCAGACTTTAGATGGGCAAAGTTTAGATGCTTTGGATTACAGAAAATTCTCTAGCACGTATCGATGGGCAAAGTTTAGATGGTTGGATTGCAGCAATCCAAGATGACACTTCCTTTTGGATGGTTGGAGTATATAAATCATTTTGAAGCTGTGGCAAGAAATTACTTGGTTGCATGCCTTTTTTTGCATATCAACATAACAACATAGCTCTTGGACTAACATTAGGTAGATGCACCTCAATTGCAAATCCTAATAATTTTTCTATTCTTACTGCTGCCCAAATGGTTGAGCATTCTTTCATTATTTAGTGTGCACTTTGCTGATCTTTTCTTTTACAAATTTCTTTAGCTtttttggtggtggtggtggagcggaagaggaggaagaacagATCTTAAAAGGTGATGAAGTGGTTGTTGAACTGGAGGCTTCACTAGAGGATTTGTACATGGGCGGTTCCTTAAAGGTAACAGATTTGTCTAGCTGACAGACAAGTATAGATAAGTTTTCACCTTGCATTTATCATTTTTGCCCTGTCAGAATTCCAGACATGCTTTGAAGAATGCTCCCTCTGGATATTATTCCTAGTATTTTTTAATTAGGCAGTACTGTGTCATGCATAGTTGCATACAGGAAAAGGAgtatttatctttttattttcacATGTGATaggtttggagagagaaaaatgTCATAAAACCAGCACCAGGAAAGAGGAAATGCAACTGTAGGAATGAAGTTTACCATCGCCAAATTGGTCCTGGAATGTATCAACAGATGACTGAGCAGGTGCTTTTCTAGTTACATTATGCATAGTGTATATTTTAATCCATTCATAGTTTCTCTGTACTGAGGACGTTTGCCCTTTTTTTTTAAGGTCTGCGATCAATGTCCAAATGTGAAATTTGTACGAGAAGGTGAATTTTTGACTGTTGATATTGAGAAGGGAATGCAAGATGGACAGGTGTGAATCAGCTGTTCTCTGTCCTCCAATTGCTAAATCTGGCTGTATTTTGCCATATTGACAGATTGTTGTGTGTCCTCCAATTGTTCATCCTATACTATATCAATATTAACTATATCATATTTCCTTTATCACGTACAAACGTAGGTATATGACACAGCTGCTTATCATGTATTTGATTACAAAGCTGCACTAAATGTGTGAAACTACTGCTCTAAGAAAGCCATTTGATTTTGATCATTAGTTGCTTACAATTTTTGAAAACTGGATTATTTGGGCAAACTGACTGGTATGCTTGGTAGTGTCCACCAGTGTTGCTTGTGACCTGGTAGGTTTGGAATTGCTAGCAGTCATTGCGACCTTGGGCTCACATAGAAACATAATAAATATGTCACCACTCCTCCTGTATGTTTGAGTTTCCTTAAAGAGAATCCTGCAGACAAGATGTCATGTTTCTGGTTTGTAACACACTAACACTACAAGGGTAATATCTTTGTCTGATTTCGTGGGGAGCTAATTTGAGGGTTATCATCTGAATGTTTTCCATTTGCCCTCTGAGGCCATTTTTTGTCGTGTTCTGCCTGAACTCTGTTTTGAACATCTGATACATCCAAGGCATCAATTTTTGTGGAATGTTAACAAGCCATAGTCTGCCACTTTGTAAGGAACAATGGGTTGGTCAAGTGAATGTTTTGTTGTTAGGTTCTTTGCACTTCTATATTTCTATGGTAGCTTCAtccgtttctttttttttttcaggagGTTTTATTTTTTGAGGAAGGTGAACCTAAGATTGATGGCGAACCTGGTGATTTGAAGGTTTGGTTTGCCCCTGTCTCCGTTTGATTATAATTTCTTTAGGGGTACCACCACATTTTACTAATTCTGGCCTTCTGTTAAATAACCTTACAAGCAGTTTAGGATCCGAACAGCACCACATGGGCGTTTCAGAAGAGAAGGCAATGATCTGCATGCAACAGTTACAATTTCCCTGGTACTGCCCTTCTCCTGTCCTGTGCATTAGCGCATGTTCTACATATTTATGGAAAAGCATGGTTATCTCAGATGGACCAAAGAAATTTTTTGTTAATGCTGACTGAATGAGTTCAATAAAAGCCACGTTTGTAATTTGGCCACTTACTACTTCATCTTGAACTTGCCCTCTGAAAGAACCAATATAGAACATCTTTGTACTCCTGAATCCAACTTGTGGCAGTCCAACAATTCTCTCTAGTTTTCCCTGCAAGACGTGTTATCAgttcctcccctccccctctaatCGCATGttgttgttgcagctgcaatctcTGGTTGGTTTTGAGAAGACTATCAAGCATCTTGACAACCATCTGGTGGAAATCGGCACCAAGGTAAAGACATAGCCACCCAGCAGCAATAATATTGTTGTATGCCACAACAGCTCATTTCAATTTTGTCACGGATTCACAGGGTATCACTAAGCCTAAGGAGATAAGGAAATTCAAAGGCGAAGGCATGCCGCTGTACCAAAGCAACAAGAAAGGCGACCTGTACGTCACATTCGAGGTGTTGTTCCCGAAAACGCTAACGGACGACCAGAAGGCCAAGCTGAAGGACATTCTGGTGTAGACCATTTTTTCGCTCGTATGCTACAGATAGTTCGGGGGCAGTTGCCTCAAGGAAATTTTCCATATAGCTTGCACTGTTGCACAGAAAGGAGCAGCAGCTGCGTTTCTGGGTGTGATTTTGCGTTGCTAATGCTAGTGGCTCAGTTTTCGTTTCTCTTTCCCTTGTTTTGCCATGTCCTTAACAGCTCAGTGTAGTTTTAGAAAGCGCAACAAAAGTGTACCAGAGTATCTGTGCCCTTCTGAATTCAGAATACATTGATTACAGAACTGTACTAGCGTGTAAAAAAATTCCCAAATCCCTATTCTACTTGCAAATCGTCGAAGAATCTACCTTTTGCTCTGTTTATATTACATAGCAGATCCCGTCTTCAGCGGAATAGGGATCGGTTGTGCAAGCCATAGGTGGCAGCCGGAATCGGTTGCTCTGTTCCAGCTGTTCCTCGGCCGGCGTTGACGGCGAGGCGAGCCCGCGGCCCGCGgggctcctccagctcttcACCGGCCGGCTTAGGCCGAGGATGCGCCGGCGACGAAATTTACCCCAGACGTGGACACGGAAATACACGGGGAGGTGCTCCCTTCGGCCCCGCCGAAGCCGGCCAGGCCGTGGCCTTGGCCGCGTTCGGCGATCACGCACCAAGGAGCAGGAGAGGAGAGACTGCGGTGGCACACAGACGGGTGGGCATTTTTGTCTCTTTCTCTTTTATGTTAGGGGTTTGTATGTCCCCTAAGAGGCTAAGAGGGGCCATGCCCTAGCGCATATAAGCTGGATTACAAGAGGGTGTTTGAACGTGCTAAATCAGGAGTGCTAAAATTCAGCTCTACATGTGCCAATGGAGCTAAACATGAGCTAATAAGAGGGCTAATGGATTCTAATAACTAATTAGCCATCATCTATGTAATTAGATCAacaattagcacatatttactcCTATTTGACATGTAAATAAgtgggctaaagtttagccccttAGATCCAAACACACAGGACGGGCAGGCGCTCCAAACTATATGAACCTAGCTATCAGCGATAGAACAGAATATGCCAATATGGAATGCATCGCCACCAAAGATGGGCAGCTAGAACAAGACCATGGAACAGCACAGATCAGAGGAAGTGGGTTTCGACATGTACATagccacacacacacaagaaaaaaaaggaagcgaACTTCAAGATTGCAAAGAAGAGCGTGACCCGCTCTGGTAGCACTCCGATTAGATCTAGATGAGCAGGCAGCATCGAACTGATAACTACCGGACAGCTACAGTTGAATCTTTGGGTAACCAGCAGGACCTGCATGTACGAAGCTCTTTCAGCTGTGTGAATTGCAATAATGGCGCGGTTTCCAGAACAATAATAAAGACCATCACATCATGCAGTATATGATGCATAACTGAAACCAAATTGTATCAAGTATTAACAGCTTTTACATGCTGGTGCACCGTGCATCAAGCTATTTCAGTGTTAACAGTGTTTAATGTGGAGAGATTACCTTGATATTTACACCACTAACTTAGAATCCAGTGCGGCCGCGACATTTGCCTCTCCAGTATCCTGTTATAACATAGATTCGCTCAGCATGTCATATGAAGTTAACTACGTACAAGATTTTGAAATTGCTGCAAACTGACCTCCATTCCCCATTTAATGTAATCTGGTGATTCACAAGCCTTGTACTCATCAACTAGACTCTCTATTATTTCTCGAGATTCATCGAATTCAGAGAGATCATTGTCCTGCATTAAGATGTCACATAGATCAGTTCATTGGGCAAAAGAAAGGAAATGTTGGAGTTGGTGTCAGACACCAGGAGAAGATTATGTAAAAGTGAGAAACATGCATAAACCTCGCACATCAGGTAATTCAGAACAACTTATATGGTAGCAGAATTCAAAAATGGTAGAAATGTGTTCTTACCGCAAACATAGGAAACTTCCGGTAGTTGTCAAGAAAGGCTTGCTTTTTCCTTAGCTTCTCATATTGTCCCAGGCATTTGCTGAATAAGTGACGTATACTAGTATGATTTGCTAACATCAAACCACTAACCTGTAGATACCGATAGTTAGTTGAGCACTACACAATTTTCCTTTTAAGGAAAGAGCAGAGATGGAGTGGATGATAGCGGAGAGATAATCATTTACCCTGTGTGTTGTTTGAACATACGGGGATTTTCTTGACAAGGCAACCTGCCACAGTTGAAATGCTGATGAATAAAATGCAAGAGAAAAGCAAGCTAAAAATTATTCTAGTTGTGTGATAACCTGAATGCTTGCGGGGGCCCAATCTATGAAGTTAACAAGTTTCCTTTCACGTATCCTTTGCAGACTCTCATGGACCTAAACAATTCCACAATACACAGAAGGGTTAGAAATCTAAGCCGAGGAAAAACATCATTCAAATAACAAACATGAGACTCATGCTTGTATATTGTGGAGCGAAAGTCCAAGCTATTTTCAGCCAGTACAGACAACACGAAGGAGTACAGGAAAAAGGTAGGTACAAAGTACACTTGTGCTTATTTTCAACATATTGATAAATGACACATCTGAAACTGTTTCATATGTCTGAAGCAGCTTTGTACATTAAGTTTGACAGAGAATGTCACAAGTGCATGGTGTTTATTGTGATTTTTTTACTCAGAAGTTGACCAACTTACCACACATCTGCACCTCCTGTATCATCATATTTAAGTAGTTGGCAACCTTATGTCCTATTCAATTCACTTAGATAAAACCATAATGCAATAAAAAATTCATTCAAGACTGTACCTGTGTAGGGTCCACCTCTCCTTGAATGATATTAAGTATGGAAATGTATTTAGCCTGGCTGGCTTCCTTTGTTCGAGCATATGATGACACCATTATATTCTTTGTCTGCAATATACCATAGATAAAGCTTAAAACTTCATAAAGAAAAGAGAGTTATGCACCGATCCTAAAGAGATAAGTAATACCTGCAGAAGTCTTCTCATAACATCTAGTACCGTCGTTTTGCGTATCATGTTAACCTGACATTGACAAAGCATAGATCCAATAATTATGAAATGAACACTTTAGCATCGTGACCCCAAAAGGCACAAATGTACTAGTTTCCCTAATTCTTTTGATGAAGTATCCCAAATTGTAGTCAACACTCAACAGTTAAACACAACTAACTAGAGTGCATAAAATGCTACAAAATGTGGAAAAACATGCCAGATGAACCAATGTAACAGCTGAGGAAGAGGTTGTCAAATTACCTGCCGTTCAACGGTCAATGGAGTGTAACCTGTCATCAGAAAATGACACCTTGGTGTGGGGATCAAGGAGGCAAGAAGACCAACCAGGTCATTGTTCATATATCCAGGGTACCTCAAAGTAGTTGTGCTTGCAGACATAACTGTGGAGACCAAAGAGTTTGTCTGTGCAAAAGTAGGATTTGATAGATGAAGACGCTCCACGGCAATCCTATTAAGAGCCGTATTGTCAAGAACAACCACACAGTCGGCATTCAGTGTCAGCCGCTTCAAAGTCAAGAGCGAGTTGTACGGTTGGACGACAACATCACTTGTTTCCATCTGATTTGGGAAGACACTATATGTCTGCACAAGCTTTTTACTGTATCGATCATTCAATGTCTCCAACAGATAAGAACCCATACCTGAATTAACATGGGCAACAGGGATCAAATTACAAAAATGCTAGCAGAATAACTGTTAATGTTTCATGATAATAAGGCAGCATCCAAATGTACAGTGAGTCAAAGAAATACTCCGATTACAACATGCAATCATCAACTGAAAAGAGGCAGGTGAATAGCAAAATACTAAGGAACCTAATCGAATTATGATAGCCATTTAACCAACCTGAACCAGTTCCACCAGCAATAGAGTGACAAAGGACAAAACCCTCAAGGCTATCACTTCCATCTGCTTCTCTATCAACCATGTCCATGATATCATCAACAACTTGTTCACCCTATGAGAATATGAAAGCACAATTAAGTATTTGTTTCTAAAGGGCAAAAGGGTGGAATTGGCCTAGTTACACAACATATATATATCTACAAAGCCTACAATATAAGTTCAACCACTGGAAACCTTAGGTGAAAACAGAAATGCGGCGCAGCTGTACCTGATGATACCCACTGGCCCAGTTGTTCCCAGCACCACCACCGTGCTCAGCGACAAATATGTTCTCATGGTTGTACAGGTTCCTATACTCACTGTTCTGAATTCCATTGATCACTCTTGGCTCCAAGTCAATAAGAAGAGACCTGGGTATGAAGTGCTGATCATCAGCCTGGTAAAAGAAGACATCCTTCCTGTCACCACCCTGCAGGTAAATTTTAGAAATCAGAGCTGGCTCTAGTTTAATCCCACCACCACCATATCCAAGATCAATGGGAACAGCAGATACTACTGATGAAACACAATTTGATTGCAGGTGCACTTTCCAGTATAACGAAGCACATGGAGCATGGGTGTTACATAATACATACATCAAACTGTTTATTCAATTTCTTGTATGCAGTTCTCGTTTATTCCAGCAAATCTAGCACTATACTCCTATATCAAAAGCCACTTAAACACAAATCCCTATTGATTGATAAAGGACACTTCGAACTTAAAGACAAGCTAAATAGCTAACCCCAGTACCGAACCGCCAATATCAATTGAAAGCTCCAACATTCTCTCATGGGCCTTGAGCTGTGGATCATGACCTATCGAAATTCTAGCTCCAACGGAGGTCCAGACTCCAGAGACAAGCCACCAAACCTCGCCTCAGTAAACCCTGAAACCTAAATAAAACCCCGAGCCATGTCCATGAACCGCACAGATCAGGCCACTGGCGGCGCTAATCTCGAGCGGTCCACCCGCAGAAACGTCAACCGCCGGGCACACCGCAGCCAGCGCGTGACGAGAGGAGGGATGGGGCGCGCGACGCACGCACCTGGGTGGCGAAGTCCTCGAGGAGGCCGTCCTTGCCGATGCCGTGCTCGAGGCAGAGCTGCTTCCAGAACTCCATCCCGATCTGGTTCCCGCATTGCCCCACCTGGATCGTGATGATCTCGCGCGGCATTTTGCCCCCCtgctccggcggcagcggcgggtaGGGTTAGGGTTGCTGCGAGGCTAGGGTAGGCCGGGACGGGACCAGAGGGAGccccgccggcagcggcggcggcaggctagggttttgggtttGCTTGGTTTGGACGCGAGCGCGTACCAAGCCACCAACTGGGAGTGAGATTTGTGGGGGTGGGCGCGGGAGAGGTGACGAGGCGAGCGAGACGGAGGAATGAAATGggcggaatttttcgaaactcCAGGGGTTTTAGGGGGGCACCGCAAGCAaagtctttttttttagaaGCACCGCAAGCAAAGTCATTTCTGCACTTTCGCGCTTCAGCAATATTCGCGCGTTTTATCTCAGCATAAAAGCCTTCTTTTGAAGAAGACAcaaatttttataatttttatttttagacgATTCGAAGGGAACCAACATTTGGATGGTTAGTAGGAGGGCTCATCTAGTTAATCTATGGTGAGTTATATCATATATGTTCGGTAGGCCAAGCAGCATTTCCAATCTATTCTCACTCTATTCGGCTTTTTGTGGTTGGTGGCTcgtgctgatttgttgtaagAGAAAAGTATTGCTGATTGATGCTGATTTGGTataagagaaaaacactgttattGATTGACAGCAGAACAACCCGAGAATATCCTGCTATTTAAGGTGCATTTTTCATCTATTATGCGTACAAGACAATTTTCATGGTCACTATGTTGGTTAATGACATGATTAAACGAAATGGGCATGCAAAATTGCAAATATCTATTTATGAAGCAATAACACAAGAAATCTGTTGTGCTTGTCGATGAAAAAGACTTGCATAGCCAGTCGTTTCTCAGCAGTAAAATCGACGGCTTTCAGGCTTGCAACTCATTCGTTATTATACAGTATACTACTATACTATCAGCCCCGTTCGTTTCAGCTTCTAGTCAAGGA
The nucleotide sequence above comes from Panicum virgatum strain AP13 chromosome 3K, P.virgatum_v5, whole genome shotgun sequence. Encoded proteins:
- the LOC120697497 gene encoding dnaJ protein ERDJ3B: MAATGKGGAARVAAGFLFLLHLVAAIAGKSYYDVLQVPKGASEDQIKRSYRKLALKYHPDKNPDNEEANKRFAEINNAYEVLTDQEKRKIYDRYGEEGLKQFQGRGGGGGGMNIQDIFSSFFGGGGGAEEEEEQILKGDEVVVELEASLEDLYMGGSLKVWREKNVIKPAPGKRKCNCRNEVYHRQIGPGMYQQMTEQVCDQCPNVKFVREGEFLTVDIEKGMQDGQEVLFFEEGEPKIDGEPGDLKFRIRTAPHGRFRREGNDLHATVTISLLQSLVGFEKTIKHLDNHLVEIGTKGITKPKEIRKFKGEGMPLYQSNKKGDLYVTFEVLFPKTLTDDQKAKLKDILV
- the LOC120697496 gene encoding tubulin gamma-2 chain, producing MPREIITIQVGQCGNQIGMEFWKQLCLEHGIGKDGLLEDFATQGGDRKDVFFYQADDQHFIPRSLLIDLEPRVINGIQNSEYRNLYNHENIFVAEHGGGAGNNWASGYHQGEQVVDDIMDMVDREADGSDSLEGFVLCHSIAGGTGSGMGSYLLETLNDRYSKKLVQTYSVFPNQMETSDVVVQPYNSLLTLKRLTLNADCVVVLDNTALNRIAVERLHLSNPTFAQTNSLVSTVMSASTTTLRYPGYMNNDLVGLLASLIPTPRCHFLMTGYTPLTVERQVNMIRKTTVLDVMRRLLQTKNIMVSSYARTKEASQAKYISILNIIQGEVDPTQVHESLQRIRERKLVNFIDWAPASIQVALSRKSPYVQTTHRVSGLMLANHTSIRHLFSKCLGQYEKLRKKQAFLDNYRKFPMFADNDLSEFDESREIIESLVDEYKACESPDYIKWGMEDTGEANVAAALDSKLVV